One window of Nostoc sp. C052 genomic DNA carries:
- a CDS encoding HAD family hydrolase gives MISTEEQDVNSKQKDKKVIKCVVWDLDNTIWHGVLLEDEKVSLVKNIVDIIHTLDSRGIIQSIASKNERAIAIAKLEEFGLREYFLYPQINWNSKAASLKEIANILNIGTDAIAFIDDQLFELEEVKFSLPEILCINADKIGNILDMPVMNPRFITEDSRIRRLMYISDIERQNAEKEFVGTADEFLATLNMNFTISSAKEEDLQRAEELTLRTNQLNTTGYTYSYDELNHFRQSDNHKLLIASLEDKYGSYGKIGLVLIECQPNSWTIKLLLMSCRVMSRGVGTIMMNHIMSMAKSNNVRLVAEFVPNDRNRMMYVSYKFAGFKEIANNSGSVILENDLSRIQPVPSYVEFQVIT, from the coding sequence ATGATTAGTACTGAAGAACAAGACGTAAATAGTAAGCAAAAAGACAAAAAAGTTATTAAATGTGTCGTTTGGGATTTAGATAATACCATCTGGCATGGAGTTTTGCTAGAAGATGAGAAAGTTTCTCTAGTAAAAAATATAGTAGATATTATTCATACTTTAGATAGTCGTGGTATCATACAATCTATAGCTAGTAAAAATGAACGAGCTATAGCAATAGCTAAACTAGAAGAATTTGGGTTAAGAGAGTATTTTTTATATCCACAAATAAATTGGAATTCTAAGGCTGCTTCTCTCAAAGAAATTGCTAATATACTTAATATTGGAACTGATGCGATCGCATTCATTGATGACCAATTATTTGAGCTAGAAGAAGTAAAATTTTCTTTGCCAGAAATCCTCTGTATAAATGCAGATAAGATCGGAAATATTTTAGATATGCCTGTCATGAATCCTCGGTTTATTACGGAAGATTCACGAATTAGAAGGTTGATGTATATTAGTGATATTGAACGTCAAAATGCAGAGAAAGAATTTGTTGGCACAGCAGACGAATTTTTAGCTACTCTCAATATGAATTTCACTATCTCATCTGCCAAAGAAGAAGACTTACAGCGGGCAGAAGAGTTAACACTACGAACTAACCAATTAAATACAACTGGTTATACCTACTCTTACGATGAACTCAATCATTTTCGCCAATCAGACAACCATAAACTACTGATTGCAAGTCTGGAAGATAAGTATGGTAGCTACGGAAAGATAGGTTTAGTTCTAATCGAATGCCAGCCTAATTCATGGACAATAAAGCTGTTGCTAATGTCTTGTCGCGTCATGTCTAGAGGAGTTGGGACAATAATGATGAATCATATTATGAGTATGGCTAAAAGTAATAATGTCCGTCTTGTGGCAGAGTTTGTACCAAACGATCGCAACAGAATGATGTATGTATCTTATAAATTTGCTGGGTTTAAAGAAATTGCTAATAATAGCGGTTCAGTTATTTTAGAAAATGATTTGAGTAGGATTCAGCCTGTACCTTCTTATGTAGAATTCCAAGTAATTACTTAA
- a CDS encoding acyl-CoA dehydrogenase family protein, producing the protein MKLELSTQQKNAKAEYRAFVNQEICPDAGEWDKKEFTPPELIKKIAKRGFLGAILSQEYGGQGMDMITYGILNEEIGRGCSSVRSLLTVHNMVAHGLCKWGNKSQKQYWLPKFASGETIAAFALSEPNVGSDAKSVETTATLAGDAYVLNGQKKWITYGQIADIFLVFAKCEGKPTAFLVQKNSPGLSVKPISGLLGVRASMSAELHFNNCQVSLENLVGKLGFGFSYIAATALDYGRYSVASGCVGIAQACLEACIKYTSERKQFGVYLKEHQLIRQIISQMVTNVKAARLLCYQAAYLKDINDPNSIMETSIAKYFASTTATKIANDAVQIHGGNGCSSEYPVERYLRDSKIMEIIEGSTQIQEITIADSGYQDYLLANVSTGLEKKLAERS; encoded by the coding sequence ATGAAACTGGAACTTTCTACTCAACAAAAAAACGCTAAAGCTGAATATAGAGCTTTTGTTAATCAGGAAATATGCCCTGATGCTGGCGAATGGGATAAGAAAGAATTTACCCCGCCAGAACTAATTAAGAAAATAGCTAAACGTGGTTTTCTCGGTGCCATATTATCCCAAGAATATGGCGGGCAAGGAATGGACATGATTACCTATGGCATTCTCAACGAGGAAATTGGACGGGGATGTTCTTCTGTCCGAAGTTTGTTGACAGTTCACAACATGGTTGCTCATGGTTTGTGTAAATGGGGTAATAAATCTCAAAAACAGTATTGGCTTCCTAAATTTGCATCTGGTGAAACTATTGCTGCTTTTGCGTTAAGCGAGCCGAATGTAGGTAGCGATGCTAAAAGTGTAGAAACAACAGCAACACTTGCTGGTGATGCTTATGTCTTAAATGGGCAAAAGAAATGGATTACTTACGGACAAATAGCAGATATATTTTTAGTCTTTGCTAAATGCGAGGGTAAACCCACTGCTTTTTTAGTTCAAAAAAATAGTCCTGGACTGTCAGTAAAACCAATATCTGGGCTTTTAGGTGTTAGGGCTTCAATGTCAGCAGAATTACACTTTAATAACTGTCAGGTTTCTTTAGAAAATTTAGTAGGTAAATTAGGTTTTGGATTTTCCTATATTGCTGCTACTGCACTTGATTATGGTAGATATAGTGTGGCTTCAGGTTGTGTAGGTATTGCTCAAGCTTGTTTAGAAGCTTGTATCAAATACACAAGCGAACGAAAACAGTTTGGCGTTTATCTGAAAGAACATCAATTAATCCGCCAAATAATTAGCCAGATGGTAACTAACGTGAAAGCAGCAAGACTGTTATGTTATCAAGCTGCTTATCTCAAAGATATTAACGATCCCAACTCAATTATGGAGACTTCTATTGCTAAGTACTTTGCATCTACAACTGCTACCAAAATAGCAAATGATGCCGTGCAAATTCATGGTGGCAATGGTTGTAGTAGTGAATACCCAGTTGAAAGGTATTTACGCGACTCTAAAATTATGGAAATCATTGAAGGTAGTACTCAAATTCAAGAAATTACTATCGCCGATTCAGGTTATCAAGATTATCTTTTGGCAAATGTTTCTACTGGCTTAGAAAAGAAATTAGCAGAGAGAAGTTAA
- a CDS encoding acyl carrier protein: MSEIQAKIKTFLSKFFGNHDLQSDEDIFALGFVNSMFAMQLVLFVEQEFQIAIENEDLEFENFRTINSIANLITRKTAIFVQS; the protein is encoded by the coding sequence ATGAGTGAAATTCAAGCTAAAATCAAAACTTTTCTGTCAAAATTTTTCGGCAATCATGATTTACAATCAGATGAAGACATTTTTGCTCTAGGTTTTGTCAATTCTATGTTCGCTATGCAGCTTGTTTTATTTGTAGAGCAAGAGTTTCAGATTGCGATTGAAAACGAGGACTTAGAATTTGAAAATTTCCGCACAATCAACTCTATCGCCAATTTAATTACACGTAAAACTGCTATTTTCGTGCAGTCATAA
- a CDS encoding 3-hydroxyacyl-CoA dehydrogenase family protein, with product MKIQVIGVVGAGVMGIGVAQNLAQTGHQVILVDIFEDILDKAKQEIRNNIRFQGFFKKSDKTETPDSILKKIEFSTNYNFLENVDFLVENVTEKWDIKREVYHLIDSICPADCVFAANTSAIPITRIASVSKRADKIVGIHFMNPVPMKPMVEMIRGYHTSETTIETAKQMLTQMGKECIIVNDSPGFVSNRVLMLTINEAVFLLQEQVATAEDVDKIFKGCFGHKMGPLETADLIGLDTILFSIEVLYENFNDSKYRPCPLLKKMVDAGLHGKKSGKGFYVYQ from the coding sequence ATGAAAATTCAAGTTATTGGAGTTGTCGGAGCCGGTGTTATGGGAATAGGAGTCGCCCAAAACCTCGCTCAAACTGGCCATCAAGTAATACTCGTAGATATTTTTGAAGATATCCTGGATAAAGCTAAACAGGAAATCAGGAATAATATCCGCTTTCAGGGTTTTTTCAAAAAAAGTGACAAAACGGAAACTCCAGATAGTATCCTCAAGAAAATTGAGTTTTCTACAAACTATAATTTTCTAGAAAATGTAGATTTTTTAGTAGAAAATGTCACCGAAAAATGGGATATTAAAAGAGAGGTTTATCACCTAATCGATTCTATTTGTCCAGCAGATTGTGTATTCGCAGCTAACACATCAGCTATTCCCATTACTCGTATTGCTTCAGTTAGCAAACGTGCTGATAAAATTGTTGGTATCCACTTTATGAATCCTGTACCAATGAAGCCAATGGTAGAGATGATTCGTGGATATCATACCTCTGAGACAACAATTGAGACAGCAAAACAAATGCTGACTCAAATGGGTAAAGAATGCATAATTGTTAATGATTCACCAGGTTTTGTTTCTAACCGTGTGTTGATGTTAACTATTAACGAGGCTGTTTTTTTATTGCAGGAGCAAGTTGCTACAGCAGAAGATGTGGACAAGATTTTTAAAGGCTGTTTTGGTCACAAAATGGGGCCTTTAGAAACAGCAGATTTAATTGGACTAGACACAATTTTATTTTCTATCGAAGTCTTGTACGAAAACTTTAACGATAGCAAATACAGACCATGCCCTTTACTCAAAAAAATGGTGGATGCAGGGCTGCATGGTAAAAAAAGTGGTAAAGGTTTTTACGTATATCAATAA